Proteins from one Drosophila virilis strain 15010-1051.87 unplaced genomic scaffold, Dvir_AGI_RSII-ME tig00000116, whole genome shotgun sequence genomic window:
- the LOC6636544 gene encoding uncharacterized protein: MWQTDADTNISDCAERIMESIGYALYMHRQELGRPRRCRRLMRIASTKLRLTNELIWLERCQWQLEEPDYQQWSALNREREYRDILEHNMQQQQLKQQQLRQRQLDRRRHETCQNTARPV, from the coding sequence ATGTGGCAGACAGACGCAGACACAAACATATCAGACTGTGCAGAAAGGATTATGGAGTCCATTGGCTATGCGCTGTATATGCATCGGCAGGAGCTGGGGCGCCCAAGGCGCTGCCGTCGCCTGATGCGCATCGCCAGCACCAAGCTGCGGCTGACAAATGAGCTGATCTGGCTGGAACGCTGCCAGTGGCAGCTGGAGGAGCCCGACTATCAGCAGTGGAGTGCACTAAATCGTGAGCGCGAATATCGAGATATATTGGAGCAcaacatgcaacagcagcagctgaagcagcagcagctcaggcAGCGACAGCTCGACAGGCGCCGGCATGAGACGTGCCAGAACACGGCGCGCCCCGTTTAA